The Streptomyces europaeiscabiei genome window below encodes:
- the paaZ gene encoding phenylacetic acid degradation bifunctional protein PaaZ: protein MLLESYLQDIWLTPSAAGSNAVDVHDAVTGRTVCRVSSQGLDLAGAFDHARRVGGTALRALTFHQRADLLDALATAVRARREELYALSIRAGATLNDARYDVDGGIRVLRDHAARARTELPDSPHLVEGPAERLARGEDFLGVHLVSPSPGLMLQVNAFNFPVWAPLEKLAQALLAGMPSVVKPATPTAYLTEHLVRIVTDAAVLPPGALQMVVGSVRPALDLLGEQDVLSFTGSAATAATLRTHPGMVARSVRFNAEADSVNAIVLAPDVTPGSPLFEAFVREVVTEMTVKAGQKCTAIRRVLVPREHEATALDAIAAELAGVAIGNPASEGVRMGPVVSLAQRDDVRQAVRKIAESGRFVHGDPEKVRPIDADPDRGAFLDTLLVSADPDAAAPHEVEPFGPAATVLAYRDTAHATNLLARGRGSLVASVVGDDLAWTTAFVRAAAPWHGRMHLLDSTNMAQTTGHGSPLPALKHGGPGRAGGGSEMAGTRGVVDLMQRTALQASPRVLDSLRSTPSSSPSDDA from the coding sequence ATGCTTCTCGAGAGCTATCTGCAGGACATCTGGCTCACGCCATCCGCCGCCGGTTCGAATGCAGTTGACGTGCACGACGCTGTCACCGGCAGGACGGTCTGCCGCGTCTCCTCCCAAGGCCTGGACCTCGCGGGCGCGTTCGACCACGCGCGCCGCGTCGGCGGCACAGCCCTGCGGGCACTGACGTTCCACCAGCGCGCCGATCTCCTGGACGCGCTCGCCACGGCCGTCCGCGCCCGCCGTGAAGAGCTTTACGCCCTCTCGATCCGCGCCGGAGCCACCCTCAACGACGCCCGCTACGACGTCGACGGCGGCATCCGTGTCCTGCGCGACCACGCGGCCCGCGCCCGCACCGAGCTGCCCGACTCACCCCACCTCGTGGAAGGTCCCGCCGAACGCCTCGCCCGGGGCGAGGACTTCCTGGGTGTCCATCTCGTCAGCCCCTCCCCCGGCCTGATGCTTCAGGTGAACGCCTTCAACTTCCCGGTGTGGGCGCCGCTGGAGAAGCTCGCCCAGGCACTGCTGGCGGGCATGCCCAGCGTGGTGAAGCCGGCCACCCCGACCGCGTACCTCACCGAGCACCTGGTCCGGATCGTCACCGACGCCGCCGTACTCCCGCCCGGAGCCCTGCAGATGGTCGTCGGCTCGGTCCGCCCGGCCCTCGACCTGCTGGGCGAGCAGGACGTCCTCTCCTTCACCGGCTCCGCCGCCACGGCAGCGACGCTGCGCACACACCCCGGCATGGTGGCCCGTTCCGTCCGTTTCAACGCCGAGGCCGACTCCGTCAACGCCATCGTCCTGGCCCCGGACGTCACCCCGGGTTCCCCGCTGTTCGAGGCGTTCGTACGCGAGGTGGTGACCGAGATGACCGTCAAGGCGGGTCAGAAGTGCACCGCGATCCGCCGTGTCCTCGTCCCGCGCGAGCACGAGGCCACAGCGCTCGACGCGATCGCCGCCGAGCTCGCCGGTGTCGCCATCGGGAACCCCGCCTCGGAGGGTGTGCGGATGGGGCCTGTCGTCAGCCTCGCCCAACGCGACGACGTACGACAGGCGGTGCGGAAGATCGCCGAGTCCGGCCGGTTCGTCCACGGCGACCCCGAGAAGGTGCGCCCGATCGACGCCGACCCCGATCGGGGGGCGTTCCTCGACACCCTTCTCGTCTCCGCCGACCCGGACGCCGCCGCACCGCACGAGGTGGAGCCGTTCGGACCGGCCGCGACCGTGCTGGCCTACCGCGACACGGCCCACGCGACGAACCTGCTGGCGCGCGGACGGGGCAGCCTCGTGGCCTCCGTGGTCGGTGACGATCTCGCCTGGACGACCGCCTTCGTCCGAGCGGCGGCTCCCTGGCACGGGCGAATGCACCTGCTGGACTCGACGAACATGGCGCAGACCACCGGCCACGGATCGCCGCTTCCGGCCCTGAAGCACGGGGGTCCCGGCCGGGCCGGCGGCGGATCGGAGATGGCAGGCACCCGTGGTGTCGTGGACCTCATGCAGCGCACGGCGCTTCAGGCCTCGCCACGGGTTCTCGACTCGCTGCGGAGCACCCCGTCGTCCTCACCTTCGGACGACGCCTGA
- a CDS encoding MarR family winged helix-turn-helix transcriptional regulator, with the protein MTDTVRETGAGVSRTREFSELLRHHHRELGTTDPRDLDAIEMVTDLTRLEARLTKDFEKHVHRPLGLTWAGFRILNALWIYGPLGQQDIGRVSGSTRASISSALATLESRGLVTRERVESDRRQLFVELTPEGRETLRRAIEAQTERERAWTGVLRDDQLGELVHLLRTLVHQETPPAE; encoded by the coding sequence GTGACGGACACCGTGCGCGAGACGGGGGCCGGCGTGAGCCGGACCCGGGAGTTCTCGGAGTTGCTGCGCCACCACCATCGTGAACTGGGCACGACAGACCCCCGGGACCTCGACGCGATCGAAATGGTCACCGACCTCACCCGCCTCGAGGCCCGGCTCACCAAGGACTTCGAGAAGCACGTCCACCGGCCGCTCGGCCTGACCTGGGCGGGCTTCCGCATCCTGAACGCCCTGTGGATCTACGGCCCGCTCGGCCAGCAGGACATCGGCAGGGTCTCCGGCTCCACCCGCGCCAGCATCTCCAGCGCGCTCGCGACCCTGGAAAGCCGGGGCCTGGTCACTCGCGAGCGGGTCGAGTCCGACCGGCGCCAGCTGTTCGTCGAACTCACCCCGGAGGGCCGCGAGACGCTTCGCCGGGCCATCGAGGCCCAGACCGAGCGAGAGCGCGCCTGGACCGGCGTACTCCGTGACGACCAGCTCGGTGAGCTGGTACATCTGCTGCGTACGCTGGTGCATCAGGAGACCCCGCCCGCAGAGTGA
- a CDS encoding VOC family protein, giving the protein MLRVKGLVHYGLQVPSLEVGESFYRTFGLETAERGDSVVVRCEGREQDQTVLVEGPVKRLHHVAFAVEEGSLPEWQRHLEGLGVRLVDGPAEVAEGLWLRDHEGNLINLRDERLAPWRDFGTTDAHDVNFGDRIRRVDQARWLNADEAPKPRRLGHMLIFSSDLDESEAFYARTLGLRLSDRIRGMATFMNSGPGDHHVFGFVPGTHPGLHHSSWEVADIDQIARGAQAMAAAGHQQGWGLGRHTLGSNLFHYVRDPWGSWIEYSSDMDRITENWKANDWDCPPAVWSPEMPADFIANQEEKPF; this is encoded by the coding sequence ATGTTGCGTGTGAAAGGCCTTGTGCATTACGGGCTCCAGGTTCCCTCCCTGGAAGTGGGCGAGAGCTTCTACCGGACCTTCGGGCTGGAGACCGCCGAGCGCGGCGATTCCGTGGTGGTCCGATGCGAGGGGCGTGAGCAGGACCAGACGGTTCTCGTCGAGGGGCCGGTGAAGAGGCTCCATCACGTCGCCTTCGCAGTGGAGGAGGGCTCTCTTCCGGAGTGGCAGCGTCATTTGGAAGGGCTGGGGGTGAGGCTGGTCGACGGGCCGGCCGAAGTCGCCGAAGGGCTGTGGTTGCGTGATCACGAGGGCAACCTGATCAATTTGCGTGACGAGCGGCTCGCGCCGTGGCGCGACTTCGGCACGACCGATGCCCACGACGTCAACTTCGGCGACCGGATCCGGCGCGTCGACCAGGCTCGATGGCTCAACGCCGACGAGGCGCCCAAGCCCCGCCGACTGGGACACATGCTGATCTTCAGCTCGGACCTGGACGAGTCCGAGGCCTTCTACGCCCGCACACTCGGACTGCGCCTGTCCGACCGCATCCGGGGTATGGCCACCTTCATGAACTCCGGCCCCGGAGACCACCACGTCTTCGGATTCGTACCCGGCACGCATCCCGGCCTGCACCACTCCAGCTGGGAGGTCGCCGACATCGACCAGATCGCGAGGGGTGCCCAGGCGATGGCGGCGGCCGGGCATCAGCAGGGCTGGGGGCTGGGCCGGCACACCCTCGGATCCAATCTCTTCCACTACGTCAGGGACCCGTGGGGCAGTTGGATCGAGTACTCCAGCGACATGGACCGCATCACGGAGAACTGGAAGGCGAACGACTGGGACTGCCCGCCGGCCGTGTGGAGTCCGGAGATGCCCGCTGACTTCATCGCGAACCAGGAGGAGAAGCCGTTCTGA
- a CDS encoding endo-1,4-beta-xylanase, whose protein sequence is MGSYALPRPVVRQKIRGLLLALVVGVLAAVATLVAPPTAHAAENTLGAAAAQSGRYFGTAIASGRLGDSAYTTIAGREFNSVTAENEMKIDATEPQRGQFNFTAGDRVYNWAVQNGKQVRGHTLAWHSQQPGWMQSLSGSTLRQAMISHINGVMAHYKGKIAQWDVVNEAFADGSSGARRDSNLQRTGNDWIEVAFRTARAADPAAKLCYNDYNVEDWTWAKTQAMYAMVRDFKQRGVPIDCVGFQSHFNSGSPYNSNFRTTLQNFAALGVDVAITELDIQGAPATTYANVTNDCLAVPRCLGITVWGVRDTDSWRPEHTPLLFNGDGSKKPAYAAVLNALNGGSPTPPSGSGPIKGVGSGRCLDVPGTSTTDGTQLNLWDCHNGTNQQWTYTSAGELRVYGNKCLDAAGAATGTKVQIYSCWGGDNQKWRLHSDGSVVGVQSGLCLDAVAGGTANGTLIQLHSCSNGSNQRWTRT, encoded by the coding sequence ATGGGCTCGTATGCCCTTCCCAGACCCGTTGTCCGCCAGAAGATCCGCGGCCTGCTGTTGGCGCTGGTCGTCGGCGTCCTCGCTGCGGTCGCCACACTGGTCGCGCCGCCGACCGCACACGCCGCCGAGAACACGCTCGGCGCCGCGGCGGCGCAGAGCGGCCGCTACTTCGGCACCGCCATCGCCTCGGGCAGGCTGGGCGACTCGGCGTACACGACGATCGCGGGCCGTGAGTTCAACTCGGTGACGGCCGAGAACGAGATGAAGATCGACGCCACCGAACCGCAGCGAGGCCAGTTCAACTTCACCGCCGGTGACCGCGTCTACAACTGGGCGGTGCAGAACGGCAAGCAGGTGCGCGGCCACACCCTGGCCTGGCACTCCCAGCAGCCCGGCTGGATGCAGAGCCTCAGCGGCAGCACGCTGCGCCAGGCGATGATCAGCCACATCAACGGCGTGATGGCCCACTACAAGGGCAAGATCGCCCAGTGGGACGTCGTGAACGAGGCCTTCGCCGACGGCAGTTCGGGAGCCCGGCGCGACTCCAACCTGCAACGCACCGGCAACGACTGGATCGAGGTCGCCTTCCGCACCGCGCGCGCCGCCGACCCGGCCGCCAAGCTCTGCTACAACGACTACAACGTCGAGGACTGGACCTGGGCCAAAACCCAGGCCATGTACGCCATGGTCCGAGACTTCAAGCAGCGCGGCGTGCCGATCGACTGCGTCGGCTTCCAGTCGCACTTCAACAGCGGCAGCCCCTACAACAGCAACTTCCGTACCACCCTGCAGAACTTCGCCGCCCTCGGTGTCGACGTGGCCATCACCGAACTCGACATCCAGGGCGCCCCGGCCACGACCTACGCCAACGTGACGAACGACTGCCTGGCCGTCCCGCGCTGCCTCGGCATCACCGTCTGGGGTGTGCGCGACACAGACTCCTGGCGACCGGAGCACACGCCGCTGCTGTTCAACGGTGACGGCAGCAAGAAGCCCGCCTACGCGGCCGTCCTCAACGCACTCAACGGCGGTTCTCCTACGCCTCCTTCGGGTTCCGGACCGATCAAGGGCGTCGGCTCCGGCCGCTGCCTGGACGTGCCCGGCACCAGTACCACCGACGGCACCCAGCTCAACCTGTGGGACTGCCACAACGGCACCAACCAGCAGTGGACGTACACCTCCGCCGGCGAGCTCAGGGTCTACGGCAACAAGTGCCTGGACGCCGCCGGTGCCGCCACCGGCACCAAAGTCCAGATCTACAGCTGCTGGGGCGGCGACAACCAGAAATGGCGCCTCCACTCCGACGGATCCGTCGTCGGCGTCCAGTCCGGCCTCTGCCTCGACGCCGTCGCAGGCGGCACCGCCAACGGCACCCTGATCCAGCTCCACTCCTGCTCGAACGGCAGCAACCAACGCTGGACCCGCACCTGA
- a CDS encoding adenosylhomocysteinase, whose amino-acid sequence MSQFSPAHFPIPHDGTRWAARHMPMLAATMRTHAAAFAGRRIGICLHIEPKTAVLVGYLAEAGAEIVLTGSPGTTQEDTADALRDYGVTVVGHRSDDLAQHRDNVARVLDAQPDLILDNGADLIEGVLARGGLPGLVGATEETTTGGLRIRSWDAQPDFPVIVINDSRLKLLVENEFGVGQSVVQGFMNATNLMIPGAHATVVGYGPCGRGVADTLAHLGARVSVADTDPYRALEAVMAGHQVGELVDLLPRTRFLFLATGHPGVIGAAELGALRDGAIVAGVGHMPWELNANVLAEHTASVHRSGPSGQERAVHRLHDGREIVILADTKMINLTAARGNPIEAMDLGLTLQARSLAAIAAGHDSSLASGVQAVPAPVDRQIAADLVATLSRI is encoded by the coding sequence ATGTCCCAGTTCTCCCCTGCCCACTTCCCGATCCCGCACGACGGCACGCGGTGGGCCGCCCGCCACATGCCGATGCTGGCAGCCACCATGCGGACGCACGCGGCGGCGTTCGCGGGCCGCCGCATCGGCATCTGCCTGCACATCGAACCCAAGACCGCCGTACTGGTCGGCTACCTCGCCGAGGCCGGCGCCGAGATCGTCCTCACCGGGTCCCCCGGTACCACTCAGGAGGACACGGCGGACGCGCTGCGCGACTACGGCGTCACGGTCGTCGGCCACCGTTCCGACGACCTCGCCCAGCACCGCGACAACGTCGCGCGCGTCCTGGACGCACAGCCCGACCTCATTCTCGACAACGGCGCCGACCTGATCGAGGGCGTTCTCGCCCGTGGCGGCCTGCCCGGTCTGGTCGGCGCCACCGAGGAGACCACGACCGGCGGCCTGCGTATCCGCTCCTGGGACGCGCAGCCGGACTTCCCGGTGATCGTCATCAACGACAGCCGCCTCAAGCTGCTCGTGGAGAACGAGTTCGGTGTCGGCCAGAGCGTCGTCCAGGGCTTCATGAACGCCACCAACCTCATGATCCCGGGCGCCCACGCCACCGTCGTCGGCTACGGCCCCTGCGGACGCGGCGTCGCCGACACCCTCGCCCACCTCGGCGCCCGCGTCTCCGTCGCCGACACCGACCCCTACCGCGCGCTGGAGGCCGTGATGGCGGGCCACCAGGTCGGCGAACTCGTCGACCTGCTCCCGCGTACCCGGTTCCTCTTCCTGGCCACCGGCCATCCCGGTGTCATCGGTGCGGCGGAGCTCGGGGCCCTGCGGGACGGGGCCATCGTCGCCGGTGTCGGACACATGCCCTGGGAACTGAACGCGAACGTGCTCGCCGAGCACACGGCCTCCGTACACCGTTCCGGACCCAGCGGGCAGGAACGCGCCGTGCACCGTCTGCACGACGGCCGCGAGATCGTGATCCTCGCGGACACCAAGATGATCAACCTGACGGCCGCCAGGGGCAATCCCATCGAGGCCATGGACCTCGGCCTCACCCTGCAGGCGCGCAGTCTCGCCGCGATCGCCGCCGGTCACGACTCGTCGCTCGCCTCCGGCGTCCAGGCCGTGCCCGCGCCCGTCGACCGGCAGATCGCCGCCGATCTGGTCGCCACCCTGTCCCGTATCTGA
- a CDS encoding carboxymuconolactone decarboxylase family protein: MSEKPRLQPVDEADLQEKTLASLAPYRDQDGRIYTIWATLAHHEDALRRYLVFSNHVLGKNTLPLRSRELMILRIAARAQAAYEWDQHVRIARRAGLADETILAAAAGDWDGLDDLDRVLLTTTDSLVDRQGVDDELWTRLAAHLSTEQVIDVLYTVGQYLTIATVINTLGVRTEGDLALPLPRPAARKEVPA; encoded by the coding sequence ATGTCGGAGAAGCCCCGCCTGCAACCCGTCGACGAGGCCGACCTGCAGGAGAAGACACTGGCGTCACTGGCGCCCTACCGTGACCAGGACGGCCGGATCTACACGATCTGGGCGACCCTGGCCCACCACGAGGACGCGCTGCGCCGCTACCTCGTCTTCAGTAACCACGTGCTGGGCAAGAACACCCTGCCGCTGAGGTCCCGGGAACTGATGATCCTTCGGATCGCCGCCCGGGCGCAGGCTGCCTACGAATGGGACCAGCACGTCCGCATCGCCCGCCGCGCGGGCCTCGCCGACGAGACGATCCTGGCCGCCGCCGCCGGCGACTGGGACGGCCTCGACGACCTCGACCGGGTACTGCTCACGACCACCGACTCACTCGTCGACCGGCAGGGCGTCGACGACGAACTGTGGACCCGGCTGGCCGCGCACCTGAGCACCGAGCAGGTCATCGACGTCCTCTACACCGTCGGTCAGTACCTGACCATCGCCACCGTCATCAACACGCTCGGCGTCCGGACGGAGGGCGACCTCGCGCTTCCCCTCCCCCGGCCCGCCGCCCGGAAGGAAGTACCCGCATGA
- a CDS encoding GntR family transcriptional regulator, whose product MTARPGREGAGANGGRNRLSGEASRCVAAGHVASRRTSVEIHDRLRRLILEDVLPVGAELRQAEPARRSEVGRTPLREAFRMLQEEGLIDTGNQPPRTGHRVGRGGSGLSVRGPDRAGELVGPAERGAAHTFVGAGGVRPAPWHGQG is encoded by the coding sequence TTGACGGCCAGGCCCGGAAGGGAAGGCGCGGGTGCGAACGGTGGACGGAACCGGCTTTCCGGAGAGGCTTCCCGGTGTGTCGCGGCCGGTCATGTCGCATCCCGGCGTACAAGCGTCGAGATCCACGACCGCCTGCGGCGGCTGATCCTTGAGGATGTCCTGCCCGTGGGTGCGGAGCTGCGGCAGGCGGAACCGGCCCGCAGGTCCGAGGTCGGTCGCACCCCGCTGCGCGAGGCCTTCCGGATGCTCCAGGAAGAGGGGTTGATCGATACCGGCAATCAACCACCGCGCACGGGTCACCGGGTTGGACGCGGCGGATCTGGACTGTCTGTACGCGGCCCGGATCGCGCTGGAGAGCTTGTGGGTCCGGCTGAGCGCGGGGCGGCTCACACGTTCGTAGGTGCAGGAGGCGTCCGCCCGGCTCCATGGCATGGACAGGGCTGA
- a CDS encoding VOC family protein: protein MTIQSLGYVGIGAPDPTAWAEYARTVIGLAVEPGAASDSGSTPGQGPARYRLRMDQHPFRMWLTEAETGGVTVIGWEVRDGAAIDAMTGRLKEAGVDVTAGTEEECLDRQVTRMVHFGGPLGIRTELFCGRRLAPSQFVSPLGVDFVTGEQGLGHVVMKTPHVQEAVDFYCDVLGFRLSDTADYPWGTFYFLGCNPRHHSVAFIRSYKNEGTHHILCEVTTPEEVGRALDRTREHDVELMATLGKHANDGMFSFYMTSPAGFGIEIGAGGVQVDESTWVSRTYTADIWGHHPVP, encoded by the coding sequence ATGACGATCCAGAGCCTTGGTTACGTAGGGATCGGCGCGCCCGATCCGACGGCGTGGGCGGAGTACGCCCGCACGGTGATCGGCCTCGCGGTCGAACCCGGAGCCGCATCCGACAGCGGCTCCACCCCGGGCCAAGGGCCCGCGCGCTATCGCCTGCGGATGGACCAGCATCCGTTCCGCATGTGGCTGACCGAGGCGGAGACCGGGGGCGTGACGGTCATCGGCTGGGAGGTCCGGGACGGGGCGGCGATCGACGCGATGACGGGTCGGCTCAAGGAGGCCGGCGTCGACGTCACGGCGGGCACCGAGGAGGAGTGCCTGGACCGCCAGGTGACCCGCATGGTGCACTTCGGCGGCCCGCTCGGTATCCGCACCGAGCTGTTCTGCGGCCGCCGCCTGGCCCCCAGCCAGTTCGTGTCGCCGCTGGGCGTCGACTTCGTGACCGGGGAGCAGGGGCTCGGGCACGTGGTGATGAAGACGCCGCACGTCCAGGAGGCGGTCGACTTCTACTGCGACGTCCTGGGCTTCCGGCTCAGCGACACCGCCGACTACCCGTGGGGAACCTTCTACTTCCTCGGCTGTAATCCGAGGCACCACAGCGTCGCCTTCATCCGCTCGTACAAGAACGAGGGCACCCACCACATCCTGTGCGAGGTGACCACCCCGGAGGAGGTCGGCCGCGCCCTGGACCGCACGCGCGAGCACGACGTCGAACTCATGGCCACGCTCGGCAAGCACGCCAACGACGGGATGTTCTCGTTCTACATGACCTCACCCGCCGGCTTCGGCATCGAGATCGGCGCGGGCGGCGTGCAGGTCGACGAGAGCACCTGGGTCAGCCGTACGTACACGGCCGACATCTGGGGTCATCACCCGGTCCCGTAG
- a CDS encoding fumarylacetoacetate hydrolase family protein — protein sequence MKLANLAGRPVLVRGERALDIADASKGAIEPRPEVLSDLSLHEELRALAERVDEADWKPFEPSDLGRVAKPYKAIGVALNYRAHAEESNLPVPDEPSVFAKFASSVVGPYDRIVVEPQYDKVDYEAELVVVMGRVGKNISEADAWSYVAGVTAGQDVSDRREQWRKPINQFTLPKSYDTFSPIGPYLVTVDEFEDPDDIEVAGWVDELEVQRGRTSDLIFPVPALIAWLSKRVTFEPGDLIFTGTPAGCGVRRTPRLYLTEGKVLRTEVTGVGTMVNPVVAG from the coding sequence ATGAAGCTCGCCAACCTCGCCGGCCGTCCCGTCCTCGTGCGGGGCGAGCGCGCCCTGGACATCGCGGACGCGAGCAAGGGAGCGATCGAGCCGCGCCCGGAGGTCCTGTCCGACCTGTCTCTCCACGAGGAGCTGCGCGCGCTCGCCGAGCGCGTCGACGAGGCGGACTGGAAGCCGTTCGAGCCGAGTGACCTGGGCCGGGTCGCCAAGCCGTACAAGGCGATCGGGGTGGCGCTCAACTACCGTGCGCACGCAGAGGAGTCCAACCTCCCCGTGCCCGACGAACCTTCCGTCTTCGCCAAGTTCGCCTCGTCCGTCGTCGGTCCCTACGACCGGATCGTCGTGGAGCCGCAGTACGACAAGGTCGACTACGAGGCCGAACTCGTCGTGGTGATGGGCAGGGTGGGCAAGAACATCTCCGAGGCCGACGCCTGGTCCTACGTCGCGGGCGTGACCGCCGGGCAGGACGTCAGCGACCGGCGGGAGCAGTGGCGCAAGCCGATCAACCAGTTCACGCTGCCGAAGTCGTACGACACCTTCAGCCCGATCGGCCCCTACCTGGTGACCGTCGACGAGTTCGAGGACCCGGACGACATCGAGGTGGCCGGGTGGGTCGACGAGCTCGAAGTGCAGCGGGGTCGCACCTCGGACCTGATCTTTCCGGTGCCCGCGCTGATCGCCTGGTTGTCGAAGCGCGTGACGTTCGAGCCCGGTGACCTGATCTTCACCGGCACGCCGGCCGGCTGCGGTGTCCGCCGCACTCCGCGGCTGTACCTGACCGAGGGCAAGGTCCTGCGCACCGAGGTCACCGGCGTGGGCACTATGGTCAATCCGGTCGTGGCCGGCTAG
- a CDS encoding RICIN domain-containing protein yields MKTYGAASPAPPRRRRWWFRVAAVVAATLAIGMLAAVNPAPAEAATVDTNAWYVLVNRNSGKALAVSGAATADGARVNQWTRNDGANQQWQFVDSGGGFYRLKARHSGKVLDVAGASTADGAAIQQWADGNGANQQFRLADSDAGNVRLINRTSSKAVEVQGASTTDGGTVVQYSDWGGANQQWQMIKLSSGGGGGGGCGSAPTLASGTHTIQSGGKSRSFILRVPANYDNSRPYRLIFAFHWRGGTAGEVASGGTSGNAWSYYGQQEQSNNGAILVAPQGLGNGWANAGGEDVTFVDDMIRRIEGGLCVNPAQRFATGFSWGGGMSYALACSRANVFRAVAVISGAQISGCSGGTQPIAYLGIHGVGDNVLSIAQGRSLRDKFVANNGCTGQSPREPAPGSRTHTTTSYSGCRAGYPVQWAAFDGGHIPGPVDGSSGESGVTTWTKAEIWRFFAQFQ; encoded by the coding sequence ATGAAGACCTACGGTGCGGCTTCCCCCGCCCCTCCACGAAGGCGCCGCTGGTGGTTCCGGGTCGCCGCCGTGGTGGCGGCGACCCTCGCGATCGGCATGCTCGCCGCGGTGAATCCGGCGCCCGCCGAGGCGGCGACGGTGGACACCAATGCCTGGTATGTCCTGGTCAATCGCAACAGCGGCAAAGCGCTGGCCGTCTCTGGCGCGGCCACCGCCGACGGCGCGCGGGTCAACCAGTGGACGCGCAACGACGGAGCCAACCAGCAGTGGCAGTTCGTGGACTCAGGCGGCGGCTTCTACCGCCTCAAGGCTCGGCATTCGGGCAAGGTTCTCGACGTGGCCGGAGCCTCGACCGCAGACGGTGCCGCCATCCAGCAGTGGGCAGACGGCAACGGGGCCAACCAGCAGTTCCGCCTGGCCGACTCCGACGCGGGCAACGTCCGGCTGATCAACCGCACCAGCAGCAAGGCGGTGGAGGTGCAGGGAGCCTCCACCACCGACGGCGGCACCGTCGTCCAGTACTCCGACTGGGGCGGCGCCAACCAGCAATGGCAGATGATCAAGCTGTCGTCCGGCGGTGGTGGCGGCGGTGGATGCGGCAGCGCCCCGACGCTGGCGAGCGGTACACACACGATTCAGAGCGGCGGCAAGAGCCGCAGCTTCATCCTCAGGGTTCCCGCCAACTACGACAACAGCCGGCCCTACCGGCTGATCTTCGCGTTCCACTGGCGGGGCGGAACCGCCGGCGAGGTCGCCTCGGGCGGCACGAGCGGGAACGCCTGGTCCTACTACGGCCAACAGGAACAGTCGAACAACGGAGCGATCCTCGTCGCCCCCCAGGGCCTCGGCAACGGCTGGGCCAATGCGGGCGGTGAGGACGTCACCTTCGTCGACGACATGATCCGGCGAATCGAGGGCGGCCTCTGCGTCAACCCGGCACAGCGCTTCGCCACGGGATTCAGCTGGGGCGGCGGTATGAGCTACGCACTCGCATGCAGCCGGGCGAACGTCTTCAGGGCCGTCGCGGTCATTTCCGGCGCTCAGATCAGCGGATGCAGCGGCGGCACTCAGCCCATCGCCTACCTCGGAATCCACGGCGTCGGCGACAACGTCCTCAGCATCGCGCAAGGACGGTCCCTGCGCGACAAGTTCGTCGCCAACAACGGCTGCACCGGCCAAAGCCCGCGCGAGCCCGCCCCGGGCAGCCGAACGCACACCACCACCAGCTACTCGGGCTGCCGTGCCGGATACCCGGTCCAATGGGCCGCCTTCGACGGAGGCCACATACCCGGTCCGGTCGACGGCTCCTCCGGCGAAAGCGGCGTCACCACCTGGACCAAGGCAGAGATCTGGAGGTTCTTCGCACAGTTCCAGTGA